A part of Arachis hypogaea cultivar Tifrunner chromosome 12, arahy.Tifrunner.gnm2.J5K5, whole genome shotgun sequence genomic DNA contains:
- the LOC140176856 gene encoding uncharacterized protein: MLAIEGTTPYSNKDASDLEITFNQKNICSAAPHSDDPVVISIQTGELLVRKVLLDPGSSADVLFYTTFLKMKISKKLIQPSSGELVGFSGERVPIKGYIWLKTMMENHPLSRTIDTQYLIVDCPSPYNIILGRPALNILKKSAPRPEFPQEVKAIHNTTEVLSLAELDPREDTQERPQPADELQKVPLTEKPEQVTYIGQALQRRERSELVKVLQDNTDLFAWTPADMPGIDPNIICHKLATNKTSRPVSQKKRNLRAEKSKAALEETEKLLKAKFIKEIRFTTWISNVVMSNAIWSKECRRNLPTTDGQGVPSPNRWNMEIYVDDMVAKTTHERSHCDDLKEIFEQLRAYKMRLNPEKYAFGVQGGKFLGFMLTSRGIEANPEKYEAILNMTSPKTIKEVQQLAGRIAALSRFLPSASSRSYHFFQTITKNKKFQWIEECEKAFAELKSILSSPPVPQRPEVGKPLYLYLSISNFSISSALVIETGKTQQPSHTIIVRTNQPLRQILTKPELAGRLTKWSIELSEFDIQFQPRLALKAQILADFISELTSDKHNKCWELHVDGASSRGGSGAGIILKEGDNVVAEQSLQFHFPASNKQAEYEALIAGLKLALNLQIQSLTAHCDFLLVVQQIRGEYQVKDPLLERYWLIAKDLISKFSSFIILHVHREKNVRADILSKLFATRADTQTSALSQLTLKKPSIELLSITNINHLHDWRTPFLEHINTGTVPKDELNPQHFRRRASLYTSIEGELYKRGISQPLLKCLNTEEAREVMDEVHEGVCGNHIGGRALAAKIVRTGYFWPTMKRDCITKVKTCDKCQKHEVVSTKPAEVLHSMEHHFSSVEHPQTNGQAEAANRVILQAIKRKLDNAKGEWAELIPEVLWSYNTTIQTNTGETPFKLVYGTEALIPVEVGAPTIRTELYDEQHNTHIRNAELDLVEEDRDIAAIKQRTMKELAVR, translated from the exons ATGCTAGCAATAGAAGGAACAACACCATACAGCAACAAGGATGCCTCAGACCTAGAAATCACTTTCAACCAGAAGAACATATGCTCGGCTGCGCCACACTCAGACGACCCAGTGGTAATCTCTATCCAAACAGGCGAATTATTGGTAAGAAAAGTCCTTCTGGACCCAGGTAGCAGTGCCGACGTTCTGTTTTACACTACTTTCCTAAAAATGAAAATATCTAAAAAACTTATACAACCCTCATCTGGAGAATTAGTCGGATTCTCTGGAGAGAGAGTGCCAATTAAAGGTTACATATGGTTGAAGACAATGATGGAAAACCACCCATTGTCACGAACCATTGACACACAATATCTTATAGTCGACTGTCCTAGTCCTTATAACATCATCCTCGGAAGACCTGCTCTGAACAT TCTAAAAAAGTCGGCTCCGAGACCAGAGTTCCCGCAAGAGGTCAAAGCAATCCACAACACAACTGAGGTACTCTCCTTAGCGGAGCTTGATCCTCGGGAGGACacccaagaaaggcctcaaccaGCAGACGAGCTCCAAAAAGTTCCATTGACGGAGAAACCAGAACAGGTCACATACATCGGTCAAGCACTACAAAGAAGAGAGAGATCAGAGCTCGTAAAAGTATTGCAAGACAACACCGACCTGTTTGCCTGGACTCCAGCggacatgccaggaatagacccGAACATCATCTGCCATAAGCTTGCCACAAACAAAACAAGCCGACCTGTATCTCAAAAGAAGAGGAATCTCAGAGCAGAAAAATCAAAGGCAGCACTAGAAGAAACCGAAAAGCTTCTTAAAGCTAAATTCATCAAAGAAATCAGATTCACCACATGGATTTCGaacgtggtaatg agtaatgccatttggtctaAAGAATGCAGGCGCAACCTACCAACGACTGATGGACAAGGTGTTCCATCACCAAATAGGTGGAACATGGAAATCTATGTCGACGATATGGTCGCCAAAACCACCCACGAGAGGTCACACTGCGACGACCTCAAAGAGATATTTGAACAGTTACGAGCATACAAGATGAGACTCAACCCAGAGAAATACGCCTTTGGGGTGCAAGGAGGCAAATTCCTCGGATTCATGCTAACTTCACGAGGAATCGAAGCGAATCCTGAAAAATACGAAGCAATACTTAACATGACGAGCCCTAAAACAATAAAAGAAGTACAACAATTGGCAGGAAGGATAGCAGCACTATCTCGGTTCCTACCATCAGCATCAAGTCGATCATACCACTTCTTCCAAACCATAACGAAGAATAAAAAGTTTCAATGGATAGAGGAATGCGAGAAAGCGTTCGCCGAGCTCAAATCCATCTTGTCATCACCACCAGTGCCGCAAAGACCAGAAGTCGGTAAACCTTTATACCTATATTTATCTATTTCTAATTTTTCTATAAGCTCGGCTTTAGTCATTGAGACAGGAAAGACACAACAACCG AGTCACACAATAATAGTACGGACAAACCAACCATTACGACAAATACTGACAAAGCCAGAGCTAGCTGGACGGCTGACTAAATGGTCTATAGAGCTTTCAGAATTTGATATCCAATTTCAACCAAGGTTGGCATTAAAAGCACAAATCCTCGCCGACTTTATATCGGAACTAACCTCGGATAAGCACAACAAGTGCTGGGAGCTACACGTCGACGGAGCATCCAGCCGAGGAGGAAGCGGAGCTGGGATAATTCTGAAGGAAGGAGACAACGTGGTGGCCGAACAGTCACTACAGTTCCACTTCCCAGCAAGCAACAAACAGGCCGAGTATGAGGCCCTCATTGCCGGACTCAAGCTCGCCCTCAACCTCCAGATACAAAGCCTGACAGCACATTGTGATTTTCTCTTGGTGGTTCAACAAATCCGAGGAGAATATCAGGTAAAAGATCCTTTACTAGAGCGATATTGGCTCATAGCAAAGGATCTTATTTCAAAGTTTAGTTCATTTATCATTTTACATGTCCATAGAGAAAAGAACGTTAGAGCTGACATATTATCTAAACTTTTCGCCACTAGGGCAGACACACAAACGTCGGCATTATCACAGCTGACACTTAAAAAACCCAGCATTGAATTGTTATCAATAACAAACATTAACCACCTCCATGACTGGAGAACACCTTTTCTTGAGCATATCAATACAGGTACCGTGCCCAAAGACGAGCTTAACCCACAACATTTCAGACGAAGAGCAAGTCTCTATACAAGCATAGAGGGAGAACTTTACAAGCGCGGCATCTCACAACCATTGCTAAAATGCCTAAACACCGAGGAGGCAAGAGAGGTAATGGACGAAGTACATGAGGGCGTATGCGGAAACCACATCGGAGGACGAGCCCTAGCCGCAAAAATTGTCCGAACAGGATACTTTTGGCCGACCATGAAAAGAGATTGCATAACAAAGGTCAAGACATGTGACAAATGCCAAAAGCATGAAGTTGTATCTACAAAGCCGGCCGAGGTATTGCACAGCATGGAG cACCATTTTAGCTCGGTCgaacacccacaaaccaatgggcaggccgaagctgcAAACCGAGTTATATTGCAGGCAATAAAGAGAAAACTTGACAATGCAAAGGGTGAATGGGCCGAACTAATCCCAGAAGTATTGTGGAGCTACAACACAACAATACAAACAAACACAGGCGAAACACCCTTCAAACTAGTATATGGGACAGAAGCGCTAATTCCAGTAGAAGTCGGAGCACCCACAATAAGGACCGAGCTATATGACGAACAACACAACACCCATATAAGAAACGCCGAGCTTGACCTCGTCGAAGAAGATAGGGATATCGCGGCAATCAAGCAGAGAACCATGAAAGAATTGGCTGTAAGATAA